Within the Polymorphobacter megasporae genome, the region CCGCGAGTTCGGAATAGGCGAGCGCGGTCAGCAGGCAGACGACGCCGCAGATGATGAAGCTGATCATCATCGCCGGGCCGGCCTTCGACGCCGCGGTCGCGGTGAGGACGAAGATGCCGGTGCCGATCGTCCCGCCGATGCCGAGCATCGTCAGCTGGAACGCGCCGAGGCTGCGCGTCAGCGGTTTATGTCGCGCGGTCGCCAGGATCGAATCCAACGACTTGATACGCCAGTCCATTCAGAAATCCCCTCGACCGCCGCGCCCGATCCGGGGTTGCAGCGTGCTTCCGTTTGCTGGCGCACAAGGTGGCGTGGCGGGCGGGGCGCGGTCAAGCGCTAACATGGCGCGGCGGGGCCAAGGGTGCGCGCGGGCCGGGGACCGGCGCCGGAAGGTTACACAAGTCGACGAAACGACCGGCTTTTGCGCAAGTCGAGCACTCTCCCGGAAAGTTACACAAGTCCACGGAACGACCGGCTTTTGCGCACGCATTGCGGTCGGAAGGTTACACAAGTCCACTAAACGACCAGCTTTTGCGCGGATTTGGTGCGACGGGCCGCAGCCCAGCTCCGCCGCTTCGCCCGGCGGGTGCTGAGGCGCAGCGCACGGATAATCCAGTCCCCCTTGCCGCGCGTGTCGGCAGCATCGGCGGCGGCCAAGCTTGTTTCCAGGCTGTCGTGAAGCGCGTCGAAGAAGTCGCCGCGCATCTCCCTCCTCGGACCGCTCCACGCCGCCGCGGCCGCCGCACCGTCGGGGCTGATGCGCAACCGGTACGCCGACTGCCGCGACATGCCCGCCGACGCTGCCGCGGCAGCGACCGTCCCACCGCTGCCGATCGCAGCGGTAAATGCGGCCTTGCGCTCCTCGGTCCAGCCGTCGTGACGGGCGCGGCGGACGGGGGTGGGAGGGATGTTCGTCATTTTGGATGCGTAACCGAAAAGGCGCGAATTGTCAAGGTTGCGGTGCCAAATCCTACAGTCTGCGGTCGTCCTTATTCCTCCCCCGTCTTCGGGGGAGGGGGACCATGCTCTTGCATGGTGGAGGGGGCAGTCTCAAGCGGACGGCACGCCTTGGCCCCCCTCCACCACGCCTTAAGCGGCGCGGTCTCCCCCCGAAGACGGGGGAGGGTTGAGAATCAGCGCGGCAGCATCGCCCCGTCTGACCCCGTCGCGGAATTGCCGGCAATTCTCGCCGCCCGCTACTTCACATCGACAAAGGGCAGCGGCGCCCCGCCCCCGGTGTACGTCGGCAGGTGACCGTCCCACTTCTCGACCGCGCGCAGCTTGACGATCTCGGGGTTGGTGCGGATCGCCTCGGCTTCGACCTGGATCGCCTCGGCGTCGCCCTTCGCCTTTGCCACGCGTGCCTGCGCGTCGGCGGTCGCGGTGGCGATGTTCGCCTGTGCCGCGAGCGCCTGCTGCTCGTTGGCGATCTTGGCGTTGATCTGCGCGAGAACCGCGTCGGGAACGATGATGTTGCCCGCCCAGTACAGCTGCTCGACCTGGAGCCCGACCGGTGTGAAATACGCTTGGACGTCTCTCAGTGCATCGTTGACCAGCGCCGCCTTCTGCGGGCCGTAGATCTGTTCGACGCCGAGCCCCGACGCGCGCTCGACGATCGCGTTGCGGATCGCGTTGCGCAGCGGTCCGGCGATGATCGCGTCCATGTCGGCGCGGTAGCGCTGGAACAGGATCGGCGCGCGCAACGGGTCGACGTGGTACGCAACGGCGATGTCGGCGCGCAGCCCGAGGCCGTTCTTGTCCTGGAAGCCGAAGCTTTCGTCGACGACGTTCTGCTCGGTCTTCGACGAGGTCCAGCTATATGTGCGGGTGAACACCGGATATTCGTAGAAATTGACCCCCGGCGCGGCAAAATACCAGCCGACCGGCAGCGCGTGGCTGACGACGCCGGCGTCCGAGCCGATGTTGTTGACGCGGATGCCGACATAGCCGGGCAGCACGCGGAAAAAAGCGTTCGACAGGAACATGAACGCAACGATCACCAGCACCACCGCCCCGGCAATCCAGCCGAGCCGTCGCCCTGGCGACCGCCGCGGTTCGAGATATGTCCCGCCGTCGCCGGTCGTCGCCAGATCAGCCATCGCCATCATCCTCGGGGGCGAGCAGATGCCACAGCCGGATCGCGCCCCACGCGAGACCGGACGGGACCGAGACGACGAGGCCGAGTGCCAGCGCGAGCGCGCCGTCACTGTGCCGGTCGAGCAAGTCGGGAACCGCGAACAGCAGTAGCCACGCCGCCGCGACCAGCGCCGTGATGGCGACAATGGCAAGCGCGGAGCGGTTAAACGGCAGCATCGTTGACCCTGACGCACGCCATATAGGCGTTCACCGGCGGCCTTCAATTCCCGTCATGGTAATTTAACGCGGCGCCTCGCGGCCACGATTTGCCGCCGCTGTGCCCGCGCCGAACGCCAGCTAGCGCGGCAGCATTACGCCCATCTGCGTGCCGCCGAAGATGTGAACGTGGAGGTGCGGGACCTCCTGATGCGCGTGCACCCCGGCGTTCGACAGCAGGCGATAGCCCGGTGCCTCGAGCCCCTGCTGCCGCGCCACCGTGCCGACCGCGCGGACGAACCCGGCGATCTCGGCATCCGACGCCTTCACGCTGAAGTCGGCCCACGACACATACGGCCCGCGCGGGATGACGAGGATGTGGACCGGGGCCTGGGGCGCGAGGTCGTGGAAGGCGATCGCGAAGTCGTCCTCGTATACCCGCCGCGACGGGATCTCGTCGCGGAGGATGCGCGCGAAGACATTGGTCGGGTCATAGGGGGCGAGTGCATCGACGGGCATGATCTACTCCTGGCTTCCCCAACCCCGAACAGGAACGGGGTTAGGGTTTGCGTCCCGCTTTTTCCGCCAGTCCCGAGACGCCTTCGCGGCGGAGCAGTTCGGTGCGGAGGTCGTCGAAGGTCAGGCCGGCGTCGGCGAGGAGGACGGCGAGGTGGAAGATCAAGTCGGTCGCTTCACCGACCAGCGCGGCGCGGTCGTCGCCCATCGCCGCGATGACGGTCTCGACCGCTTCCTCGCCGAGTTTCTGCGCGATCTTGGCGCGACCCTTGGCGGTGAGCTTGGCGACGTACGACGATGCCGGATCGCCCTCGCGGCGCTCGACAACGGCGGCGAGCAGGCGGTCGAATTGGTCGGCTGACGCCTTGGCGAGCTGATCCATCACACCGTCCGCACGCGGATGCCGGCGTCGGCCATCCGCGCCTTGGCGGCGGCGATCGTCGCTTCGCCGAAGTGGAAGATCGACGCGGCCAGCACCGCGCTGGCGTGGCCGTCGACGACGCCCTCGACGAGGTCGCCGACCCCGCCGACGCCGCCGCTCGCGATCACCGGCACTGGGACAGCGTCGGAGACCGCGCGGGTCAGCGCGATGTCATAGCCGCACTTGGTGCCGTCGCGGTCCATGCTCGTCAGCAGGATTTCGCCCGCGCCGAGCTTCGCCGCCTCGATGCAATAGGCGACCGCGTCGATGCCCGTAGCGCGCCGCCCGCCGTGGGTGAACACCTCCCACCGCCCCGGCGAGACCGCTTTCGCGTCGACCGCGACGGTGATGCATTGCTCGCCGAAATGCCGCGACAGCTCGCCGATCAGCGCGGGGCGGGCGACCGCAGCCGAGTTGACCCCGACCTTGTCGGCGCCGCTGAGCAGGAGCGCGCGAACGTCGTCGACGGTGCGGACGCCGCCGCCGACGGTCAGCGGCATGAAGCAGACGCTCGCTGTGCGGCGGACGATGTCGAGGATTGTTCCGCGTTCCTCGTGGGTTGCGGTGATGTCGAGGAAGATCAGCTCGTCGGCCCCGGCGGCGTCATACACCCGCGCCGCCTCGACCGGATCGCCGGCGTCGGTCAGCCGGGCGAAGTTGACGCCCTTGACAACCCGCCCGTCGGCGACGTCGAGGCACGGGATGACGCGGACGGAGAGGGTCATGCAAGCACCAATTTGTCATCCCCGCGAACGCGGGGACCTGAGGTCGCGATGTGGTGACCTTGGGTCCTCGCTTTCGCGAGGATGACAGGAGAAAGTGACATCATGCCGCCAGCCGCAGCGCATCGGGCAGGGTCAGCCGCCCGTCGTAGATCGCGCGGCCGACGATGACGCCCTCGATATTGGCGTGGCGGCGCAGCGCGGTGATGTCCCCCGATCCGGCGACGCCGCCGCTCGCGATCACCGGCAGCGAGCACGTGGCGGCGAGCGCGGCGGTCGCCTCGACGTTGACGCCTTTGAGGAGCCCGTCGCGGCCGACATCGGTAAACAGCAATGCGGCGACCCCGGCATCCTCGAAGCGCAGCGCGAGGTCGGCGACGGCGACGGTCGAGACGCTCGCCCAGCCGCGAGTCGCGACCATCCCGCCTCGCGCGTCGACCGCAACGATGATGCATCCGGGGGCGGCCTTCGCGGCGGCACGGACGAGATCGGGATCGTCGAGCGCGGCGGTGCCCATGACGACGCGGGCGACGCCGAGTGCCAGCCAGCGGTCGATATCGGCGCGGCTGCGGATCCCGCCGCCGACCTGAACGCGTCCGGGGAAGGCGGCGACGATGCGCTCGACCGCGGCGCTATTGACCCCGCTCCCGGCAAACGCGCCGTCGAGATCGACGACGTGGAGCGCGGTCGCGCCGTCGTCGTGGAAGCGGCGGGCCTGGGCGGCGGGGTCGTCGGCGTAGACAGTCGCGCGCGCCATATCGCCCTCGGCGAGGCGGACGACCTGCCCGCCCTTGAGGTCGATCGCCGGGTAGATGGTGAAGCTCGTCATGCCAGGGTTCACGGTCGCCACTCGAGGAAGCCGCGGAGAAAGGCGAGGCCGTACGCCTGGCTTTTCTCGGGGTGGAACTGGACGCCGATGATATTGTCGCGCCCGACGATCGCGGCGATCGACCCGCCGTGATCGGTCGTCGCGAGGCGGTGCGCGGGGTCGGCGACCGCGAAGGCGTAGCTGTGGACAAAATATGCCGCCGCGTCGGGCGTCAGCGCGGCGAGCGCGGGGTGGGCGGCGTCGAGCGACACGGTGTTCCACCCCATGTGCGGGACCTTGAGCGCCGCGTCGTCGGGGACGATCCGCGCGACGGTGCCGCCGAGCCAGTCGAGCCCGCGGTGGCTGCCGTGCTCGACGCCCTCGGTCGCGAGCAGTTGCATCCCGACGCAGATGCCGAGGAACGGGACGCCGCGGCCCTTGACCGCCTGCGTCATCGCATCCTCGATCCCCGAAGCGCTGCGCAGCGCGCCGATGCACTGGCCGAACGCGCCGACGCCGGGGAGAACGATACGGTCGGCGCGGGCGATGACGTCGGGGTCGCTCGACACGCTGACCGTCGCGCCCGAGTCGGTGCCGACCGCGACGCGAAGAGCGTTATCGACCGAGCACAGGTTGCCCGCGCCGTAATCGATGACGACGACCTGCTCAGCCATGCGGGGCTGGATTCGCGGCGACACCGCCCAGCGTCCCCTTCGTCGACGGGATCGCATCGAGCTTGCGCGGATCGAGGCTGACTGCCGTCCGTAGCGCGCGGGCGAGGCCCTTGAAGCAGCTTTCGACGATGTGGTGGTTGTTGACGCCGTACAGCGTCTCGATGTGGAGCGTGATCCCCGCCGACCCGGCGAAGGCGGCGAACCATTCCTTGAACAATTCGGTGTCCATCTCGCCCAATCGCGGCTGGCTGAACGCGGTCTTCCAGACGAGATACGGGCGTCCCGAAATGTCGAGCGCAACGCGGGTCAGCGTCTCGTCCATCGGGATCAGCGCGTCGCCGTAGCGGGTGATCCCGCGCCGGTCGCCCAACGCCTTGGCCACCGCCTCGCCGATCGCGATGCCGCTGTCTTCCGTCGTGTGGTGCGCGTCGATGTGGAGGTCGCCCTTCACCGTCACGTCGAGGTCGATCAGCGAATGGCGCGACAATTGCTCGAGCATGTGGTCGAGGAAGCCGATGCCGGTCGACACGGTATACACGCCGCTGCCGTCGAGGTTGACGGTGACGTCGACGCTGGTCTCGTTGGTCGCGCGGGCGACGGTGGCGGTGCGGGCGGTGGTCATGGGGCGGAT harbors:
- a CDS encoding SPFH domain-containing protein, with the protein product MADLATTGDGGTYLEPRRSPGRRLGWIAGAVVLVIVAFMFLSNAFFRVLPGYVGIRVNNIGSDAGVVSHALPVGWYFAAPGVNFYEYPVFTRTYSWTSSKTEQNVVDESFGFQDKNGLGLRADIAVAYHVDPLRAPILFQRYRADMDAIIAGPLRNAIRNAIVERASGLGVEQIYGPQKAALVNDALRDVQAYFTPVGLQVEQLYWAGNIIVPDAVLAQINAKIANEQQALAAQANIATATADAQARVAKAKGDAEAIQVEAEAIRTNPEIVKLRAVEKWDGHLPTYTGGGAPLPFVDVK
- a CDS encoding HIT domain-containing protein, which codes for MPVDALAPYDPTNVFARILRDEIPSRRVYEDDFAIAFHDLAPQAPVHILVIPRGPYVSWADFSVKASDAEIAGFVRAVGTVARQQGLEAPGYRLLSNAGVHAHQEVPHLHVHIFGGTQMGVMLPR
- a CDS encoding phosphoribosyl-ATP diphosphatase, with amino-acid sequence MDQLAKASADQFDRLLAAVVERREGDPASSYVAKLTAKGRAKIAQKLGEEAVETVIAAMGDDRAALVGEATDLIFHLAVLLADAGLTFDDLRTELLRREGVSGLAEKAGRKP
- the hisF gene encoding imidazole glycerol phosphate synthase subunit HisF, encoding MTLSVRVIPCLDVADGRVVKGVNFARLTDAGDPVEAARVYDAAGADELIFLDITATHEERGTILDIVRRTASVCFMPLTVGGGVRTVDDVRALLLSGADKVGVNSAAVARPALIGELSRHFGEQCITVAVDAKAVSPGRWEVFTHGGRRATGIDAVAYCIEAAKLGAGEILLTSMDRDGTKCGYDIALTRAVSDAVPVPVIASGGVGGVGDLVEGVVDGHASAVLAASIFHFGEATIAAAKARMADAGIRVRTV
- the hisA gene encoding 1-(5-phosphoribosyl)-5-[(5-phosphoribosylamino)methylideneamino]imidazole-4-carboxamide isomerase produces the protein MTSFTIYPAIDLKGGQVVRLAEGDMARATVYADDPAAQARRFHDDGATALHVVDLDGAFAGSGVNSAAVERIVAAFPGRVQVGGGIRSRADIDRWLALGVARVVMGTAALDDPDLVRAAAKAAPGCIIVAVDARGGMVATRGWASVSTVAVADLALRFEDAGVAALLFTDVGRDGLLKGVNVEATAALAATCSLPVIASGGVAGSGDITALRRHANIEGVIVGRAIYDGRLTLPDALRLAA
- the hisH gene encoding imidazole glycerol phosphate synthase subunit HisH, yielding MAEQVVVIDYGAGNLCSVDNALRVAVGTDSGATVSVSSDPDVIARADRIVLPGVGAFGQCIGALRSASGIEDAMTQAVKGRGVPFLGICVGMQLLATEGVEHGSHRGLDWLGGTVARIVPDDAALKVPHMGWNTVSLDAAHPALAALTPDAAAYFVHSYAFAVADPAHRLATTDHGGSIAAIVGRDNIIGVQFHPEKSQAYGLAFLRGFLEWRP
- the hisB gene encoding imidazoleglycerol-phosphate dehydratase HisB; translated protein: MTTARTATVARATNETSVDVTVNLDGSGVYTVSTGIGFLDHMLEQLSRHSLIDLDVTVKGDLHIDAHHTTEDSGIAIGEAVAKALGDRRGITRYGDALIPMDETLTRVALDISGRPYLVWKTAFSQPRLGEMDTELFKEWFAAFAGSAGITLHIETLYGVNNHHIVESCFKGLARALRTAVSLDPRKLDAIPSTKGTLGGVAANPAPHG